The Malus domestica chromosome 13, GDT2T_hap1 genome includes a window with the following:
- the LOC103414458 gene encoding serine/threonine-protein kinase AFC1-like isoform X1 produces the protein MVAIKVVRSIKKYREAAMIEVDVLQLLGKYDRNGSRCVQIRNWFDYRNHICIVFEMLGPSLYDFLRKNNYHAFPVDLVRELGRQLLECVAFMHDMRLIHTDMKPENILFVSSEYIKVPDNKFSSRPPKDGTSYRRLPKSSAIKVIDFGSTAYEHQEHNYIVSTRHYRAPEVILGLGWSYPCDIWSVGCILVELCSGEALFQTHENLEHLAMMERVLGPMPHHMLKRVDRHAEKYLRRGRLDWPEGATSRESIKAVLKLHRLQNIVMQHVDHSAGDLIDLLQGLLRFDPSNRLTAPEALRHPFFTRDHYRRF, from the exons atggtAGCTATAAAAGTTGTCAGGAGTATCAAGAAATACCGTGAAGCAGCAATGATTGAAGTTGATGTGCTACAGTTGCTTGGGAAGTATGACAGAAATGGAAGTCG TTGTGTTCAAATACGGAACTGGTTTGACTATCGTAACCATATATGTATC GTATTTGAGATGCTTGGGCCAAGCTTATACGATTTCCTCCGGAAAAATAATTATCATGCATTTCCGGTTGATCTTGTCCGCGAACTTGGCAGGCAACTGTTGGAATGTGTAGCAT TCATGCATGATATGCGTCTCATCCATACCGACATGAAGCCTGAGAACATACTATTTGTTTCTTCAGAATACATTAAAGTACCCGACAATAAG TTTTCATCCCGGCCACCAAAAGATGGAACCAGTTATAGAAGGTTGCCAAAGTCTAGTGCTATCAAGGTTATTGATTTTGGCAGCACAGCCTATGAGCATCAAGAGCACAATTACATTGTGTCGACAAGGCACTACCGGGCACCTGAGGTTATTCTGG GACTTGGATGGAGTTATCCATGTGACATATGGAGTGTTGGTTGCATCTTGGTAGAGTTGTGTTCG GGAGAAGCTTTGTTTCAGACACACGAGAACTTGGAACACCTGGCTATGATGGAGAGGGTTTTAGGTCCAATGCCACATCACATGTTGAAAAGAGTGGA CCGTCATGCTGAGAAGTATCTCAGACGGGGTAGATTGGACTGGCCAGAAGGTGCAACTTCTCGAGAAAGTATTAAAGCTGTTTTAAAGCTACATCGGCTCCAG AATATAGTGATGCAGCATGTCGATCATTCAGCTGGTGATCTCATCGACCTCCTGCAAGgtctccttagatttgatccctCCAACAGGCTAACAGCTCCAGAAGCCCTTAGGCATCCCTTCTTTACCAGGGATCATTACCGGAGGTTTTAG
- the LOC103414458 gene encoding serine/threonine-protein kinase AFC2-like isoform X2, producing MEMDYVSEFPLSHIDRRPRKRPRFAWDPPQPHPKAQSGIYYEQDVGNGTSFGPTRVLPDHPSVFVKGLTQKGSPPRRDDDKDGHYMFALGENLTSRYKIHRKIGEGTFGQVLECWDRETKEMVAIKVVRSIKKYREAAMIEVDVLQLLGKYDRNGSRCVQIRNWFDYRNHICIVFEMLGPSLYDFLRKNNYHAFPVDLVRELGRQLLECVAFMHDMRLIHTDMKPENILFVSSEYIKVPDNKFSSRPPKDGTSYRRLPKSSAIKVIDFGSTAYEHQEHNYIVSTRHYRAPEVILGLGWSYPCDIWSVGCILVELCSGEALFQTHENLEHLAMMERVLGPMPHHMLKRVDRHAEKYLRRGRLDWPEGATSRESIKAVLKLHRLQNIVMQHVDHSAGDLIDLLQGLLRFDPSNRLTAPEALRHPFFTRDHYRRF from the exons ATGGAGATGGATTACGTGTCGGAGTTCCCTCTTTCACACATTGATCGGCGTCCAAGAAAGCGCCCCAGGTTTGCTTGGGACCCCCCTCAGCCTCACCCAAAG GCTCAGTCAGGAATATATTATGAGCAAGATGTTGGAAATGGGACAAGCTTTGGACCTACGAGAGTACTCCCAGACCATCCTAGTGTTTTTGTAAAGGGGTTGACTCAAAAAGGCTCTCCCCCGCGGCGAGATGATGACAAAGATGGACATTACATGTTTGCGCTTGGAGAAAATTTAACATCTCGCT ATAAGATCCACCGAAAAATTGGTGAAG GAACTTTTGGTCAGGTTTTGGAATGCTGggatagggaaacaaaagaaatggtAGCTATAAAAGTTGTCAGGAGTATCAAGAAATACCGTGAAGCAGCAATGATTGAAGTTGATGTGCTACAGTTGCTTGGGAAGTATGACAGAAATGGAAGTCG TTGTGTTCAAATACGGAACTGGTTTGACTATCGTAACCATATATGTATC GTATTTGAGATGCTTGGGCCAAGCTTATACGATTTCCTCCGGAAAAATAATTATCATGCATTTCCGGTTGATCTTGTCCGCGAACTTGGCAGGCAACTGTTGGAATGTGTAGCAT TCATGCATGATATGCGTCTCATCCATACCGACATGAAGCCTGAGAACATACTATTTGTTTCTTCAGAATACATTAAAGTACCCGACAATAAG TTTTCATCCCGGCCACCAAAAGATGGAACCAGTTATAGAAGGTTGCCAAAGTCTAGTGCTATCAAGGTTATTGATTTTGGCAGCACAGCCTATGAGCATCAAGAGCACAATTACATTGTGTCGACAAGGCACTACCGGGCACCTGAGGTTATTCTGG GACTTGGATGGAGTTATCCATGTGACATATGGAGTGTTGGTTGCATCTTGGTAGAGTTGTGTTCG GGAGAAGCTTTGTTTCAGACACACGAGAACTTGGAACACCTGGCTATGATGGAGAGGGTTTTAGGTCCAATGCCACATCACATGTTGAAAAGAGTGGA CCGTCATGCTGAGAAGTATCTCAGACGGGGTAGATTGGACTGGCCAGAAGGTGCAACTTCTCGAGAAAGTATTAAAGCTGTTTTAAAGCTACATCGGCTCCAG AATATAGTGATGCAGCATGTCGATCATTCAGCTGGTGATCTCATCGACCTCCTGCAAGgtctccttagatttgatccctCCAACAGGCTAACAGCTCCAGAAGCCCTTAGGCATCCCTTCTTTACCAGGGATCATTACCGGAGGTTTTAG
- the LOC103414458 gene encoding serine/threonine-protein kinase AFC1-like isoform X3 yields the protein MCYSCLGSMTEMEVVMHDMRLIHTDMKPENILFVSSEYIKVPDNKFSSRPPKDGTSYRRLPKSSAIKVIDFGSTAYEHQEHNYIVSTRHYRAPEVILGLGWSYPCDIWSVGCILVELCSGEALFQTHENLEHLAMMERVLGPMPHHMLKRVDRHAEKYLRRGRLDWPEGATSRESIKAVLKLHRLQNIVMQHVDHSAGDLIDLLQGLLRFDPSNRLTAPEALRHPFFTRDHYRRF from the exons ATGTGCTACAGTTGCTTGGGAAGTATGACAGAAATGGAAGTCG TCATGCATGATATGCGTCTCATCCATACCGACATGAAGCCTGAGAACATACTATTTGTTTCTTCAGAATACATTAAAGTACCCGACAATAAG TTTTCATCCCGGCCACCAAAAGATGGAACCAGTTATAGAAGGTTGCCAAAGTCTAGTGCTATCAAGGTTATTGATTTTGGCAGCACAGCCTATGAGCATCAAGAGCACAATTACATTGTGTCGACAAGGCACTACCGGGCACCTGAGGTTATTCTGG GACTTGGATGGAGTTATCCATGTGACATATGGAGTGTTGGTTGCATCTTGGTAGAGTTGTGTTCG GGAGAAGCTTTGTTTCAGACACACGAGAACTTGGAACACCTGGCTATGATGGAGAGGGTTTTAGGTCCAATGCCACATCACATGTTGAAAAGAGTGGA CCGTCATGCTGAGAAGTATCTCAGACGGGGTAGATTGGACTGGCCAGAAGGTGCAACTTCTCGAGAAAGTATTAAAGCTGTTTTAAAGCTACATCGGCTCCAG AATATAGTGATGCAGCATGTCGATCATTCAGCTGGTGATCTCATCGACCTCCTGCAAGgtctccttagatttgatccctCCAACAGGCTAACAGCTCCAGAAGCCCTTAGGCATCCCTTCTTTACCAGGGATCATTACCGGAGGTTTTAG